CTTTTTTAAGTGGTGTAGTACAGGGATTAACCGTAGAGCTTTTCTTCCTTATATTAAGATATAAGAAATTATCAGCAGGCAGAATGGCAATAGCTGGAAGTCTGGCAGCATTTGCTTCATTCTTCTTTGATTTTTTCATAGAAAAATATTATCTTTTGAACTGGCAATTCAATATTATCCAGTTAATGGGATTTGTTATTAGTGGGGCAATTTTAGGTGGATTTCTGGCAAAATTTACTGCTGATCAATTGCAGGCTACGGGTGTATTAAATCAATTTGAGATAACCAGAGATGGCAAATAATCAGGAAGCATTATATATTATAAGAGATTTCAGGTTTACCTATCCAGAAAGTAACCATACAATAGCCTGGCAGGGAAATCACCTGATAAGAGAAGGAGAACGCATTCTTCTTACTGGAGCCAGCGGTAGTGGGAAGAGTACACTTTTATATGGCTTAATGGGCTTAATTCCTGAGATCCTGTATGGCAAAGTGGATGGAGATATTTATTTTAGAGGGAAATCCATAATTGAAAATCCTGAATTTGTGAAAGGTAGAGCAGGTTTGATCCTGCAAAATCCCTCAGCTCAGATTCTTTGCCACAGTGTAAGGGAAGAATTAGCTTATGGTTTGGAGAATAAGAAGATAGCTCCCGGAAAGATATTAGAAGAAATTGATGAATGGGCTAATAAATTTGGAATATCACCTCTGCTTAATCAGCGAACAAGTAGTTTGAGCGGAGGAGAGAAACAAAAAATAACTCTGCTATCAATTCTCATGACAAAACCTGAGATTTTAATGCTCGATGAACCAACAGCATTTTTAGACCCCATATCTGCAAAAGAGATCATGGAGATCATAGAGAAATATGATTCGGGTAAAACAATGCTTTTTGTGGAACATAACCTGGGCTATTTGAAGGGACAGATCACTAGAAATCTTGATCTTGATATTACTGGAAAAGTAAATAACAGATCGGCAGAAGAGATAATCTGGCATACCCCTTTACCTTTTCTGGAAAAAACAGCAAAAGGCAGGATGCTGATGCAGCTTGAAAATATCAGATTTTCATATCCTGAAAAGGATATTCTAAAGGGAGTAAATCTGAAAATATATGAAGCAGAGATTATCGGGATAAAGGGTAGAAATGGCAGTGGAAAAAGCACACTTTTACAAATAATGGCAGGTCTTAAGCGGAAATATGGTGGTGATATATTACTTGATGAAAATGCTTATAAGGGTAAAGAATATAAATATTTAAATTCAATTGTGGGATTGTTATTTCAAGATCCGGAGAATCATTTTTTGTTCCATAAAGTTGAAAAAGAATTAGAAGGTTGTGATCTGCAATTTATTGGTGATGAATTTGAAGGAAAGAAGAACCAAAGTCCATTTACTCTTTCTGAGGGAGAGAAGCGCAGGCTGTCCACAGCTATAAGCTATCAGGGAAATAAGAAGCTGCTATTTCTGGATGAGCCTACATTTGGTCAGGATATCAACAATAAAAGGAAATTGATTTCTTTTCTGGGAAAATTACGTGATAGAGGATTGGGAATAGTAATCGTGAGTCATGATGAGGAATTCCTGAAAGTAGTATGCGGAAGTGTATATGAGCTTAAAGAAGGTAAATTGCAGGTAGTGGAGCAATAAATGATTGAGATCAAAAAAGGTATTAATGATCTGATCCTGTTTGGACTCACTTTTGCCTATACAATAGCCGTGCTGGTCTCCCCTACGTGGCAACTTTGTATTTACTGGATAATACTAAGCCTCTTTCAACTTGTGATCGTTCGCAGACTGAACTGGAAATTAATCTCAATCTTTATGCTGTTTTTATTAATACCGGGTATATCATTATTTATAACCAGTTATCTGCATTTGAAAGGTAATATGAGCAGCTATCCAGTGATTTTTGCAGGTATTGAATTAGATCATTATCGTCTGACAATGAGCTTATATCTTGCAATCAGAGCAGCAGCATTATCTTTAGTTTCATTTTCATTTCTTACAGCGATTCATTATGAGAAACTAATTTACAGCCTGATCCAGAACCTGAGATTTCCTGTCATCTGGGGATATGCTTTATTGGTGGCGTTTAATTCTGCTGGCAATATTCAGTCTGAGTTTAAGAGAATTCAGC
The Candidatus Stygibacter australis genome window above contains:
- a CDS encoding ECF transporter S component, whose translation is MKKMKINEITFICVLSIAMGIFWWGNTFIYDVLKPFLKPLGLKYLIAGVWLMGAMFFGYIIRKPGSALLGEVIPAFILAFISRWGLISFLSGVVQGLTVELFFLILRYKKLSAGRMAIAGSLAAFASFFFDFFIEKYYLLNWQFNIIQLMGFVISGAILGGFLAKFTADQLQATGVLNQFEITRDGK
- a CDS encoding ABC transporter ATP-binding protein — protein: MANNQEALYIIRDFRFTYPESNHTIAWQGNHLIREGERILLTGASGSGKSTLLYGLMGLIPEILYGKVDGDIYFRGKSIIENPEFVKGRAGLILQNPSAQILCHSVREELAYGLENKKIAPGKILEEIDEWANKFGISPLLNQRTSSLSGGEKQKITLLSILMTKPEILMLDEPTAFLDPISAKEIMEIIEKYDSGKTMLFVEHNLGYLKGQITRNLDLDITGKVNNRSAEEIIWHTPLPFLEKTAKGRMLMQLENIRFSYPEKDILKGVNLKIYEAEIIGIKGRNGSGKSTLLQIMAGLKRKYGGDILLDENAYKGKEYKYLNSIVGLLFQDPENHFLFHKVEKELEGCDLQFIGDEFEGKKNQSPFTLSEGEKRRLSTAISYQGNKKLLFLDEPTFGQDINNKRKLISFLGKLRDRGLGIVIVSHDEEFLKVVCGSVYELKEGKLQVVEQ
- a CDS encoding energy-coupling factor transporter transmembrane component T, translating into MIEIKKGINDLILFGLTFAYTIAVLVSPTWQLCIYWIILSLFQLVIVRRLNWKLISIFMLFLLIPGISLFITSYLHLKGNMSSYPVIFAGIELDHYRLTMSLYLAIRAAALSLVSFSFLTAIHYEKLIYSLIQNLRFPVIWGYALLVAFNSAGNIQSEFKRIQQAAVMRFSHKPLFYFYIIPLLVSATRYSQQAAMSIQSRGLNQDKSFIKSEKLRVFDLLILLINLTGIIIPLLYLIRQSS